The nucleotide sequence GCGTAAAACATGTGATGTTGATCAAATTGTTAAAagccttttttgtaataatttttagtaTTCATGCGACGATGACCTAAGTTCACTTACGAATGCGATTTTGGGTCAAAAGCATCTGGAAATAACCATATTAAACATCAAGCATCgttttacaattaaatttcgacggaatatttcatttttccactAAAAAGCAACAGTGTTAGAGGCAAAATGTTCTTTTGGCCTTTAACAACAGAAGACTTTCGACCCTTGGAGTACATTAAGAGGTATGAATGATGGATATAAtgacaaatttcaaaattatctgATAGGACCTAGTCATTTGCCTTAGTTTCTTAGATCCATCGAcatcaaaactttaatttttcctttatttttcttCGTTAAGCAATTTTCCTACGAtatttcagcaaaaaataaagtaaaactttataaaatggaatttaatttattaatttaaggtAATAATGAAATTATTGAACGATATTAACCTTAAATTGGCCCTTTCCGTAGTATTTCATCCGAGGGAGTTGCAAATTTTTAAGTAACTGGGATACCCTACGAACTAAGAACAAGTAGTAGCTCATTAatacaaattatattttatttttagtttacTTTTAACTCGTTAGAAAATCTGGCTTGTTTTTAGATTAACCTCAATCAAAAAATTCAATAGGAACATTCCTTGTAAAGTTCGAAAGAGATTATTCCAAAATTGGATATTAATCAacagatataaaaaaaatttaaaataaaataaaatttaatatttttatttctcttatttcccatatttttcttttgaaatagaAGATAAATACTCAATTCATCGCAAcccatttttaattgaaattcagtAGCATAGATTTCTATGTTAATTGCAAAAAAGGCCTGTGGTTTGGTATACTATTTATAATGCAAAACAGGAAGAACGGAAAGAACAAGCTAAAAGTGGAAATGGGATTAAATGGaacacaatttttcttttcgcgTGGTTAAAAGTCTCAGCATTTTTTGTCACTctcaacaaaattaatttagaaaaaaataagctCATTATTTTTACTTCCCGTAATCACAAATAGATGTAACTTCCTGGAAATCCAGTCTCCCTGTCCCAAATAAATATTACAAAGTTTTGGATGAATATAAGGGAAAAATGACTCACCCTTGCTGTTGTAATTCCACTGATATCCGGATATTCATCGACAGTTCCCTCACCAGTGTGAGCACTTGAACGACTACGAGTCTCTAGCGTCATATCTTCCACAGGTTCAAATTCTGTATCTGTGTCCAGATCCTCTGAACTTCTGTTCATCAGCACAGCTCTACGAATCTCCCGGACACCATCATAGACCAGCCTAGAGGCATCGATGAAGTCATTCTCATCAACATCCTTCTGCGAATTGGATTCCAGTGCATCGCAGGCGACATTGACACGTTGAGCGAATTTGGACATCACTTGCTCCCGCAGAACCTTGACAGCCTCCAGGACACGCTTGGTGTAGACACATGGTTCGTAGTTGTCCATTTCAGCTTCCACGACATTGCAGACCCTGGCTGAACGTCCCTGGATGGCTCCAGCCGTGATCCGAAGATCTTTGGCATAGCCCTCCTGAAGAGCCAGGACGCATTTATTGACATCCTCGAGGATGTGATTCTCCGAAACTGCCAGGAAGTCATCGATGGTCGTGATGTCATCAACAGCTTCCGTCAGAATGCGCACCTGATTCTCCCAAGCCATACGATAGGCTTCCATATTCTCCTGTGCTACTTTGCTATTGGGTCTAGCCGTGAGGATGAGGGCAGCATTGATGACCTGTGGGCAGAGTGTCTCAATCTGAGCTGCTGCATATCTCACCATCTTGACGCCATCCTCATTATTGGACATACTGCACACGAGATTGGCCACTTCTACCAACTTTTCAGCATGCTTCGTGAAGACTTCTGCCTTCTCCCTCACGCGCTTCTCATTAGCCATCTTGGCCGCCTCAATCAGATCCAACAGAGGCATATTCGTTTCCAGGAAGGAATCCGACACATGATCAACAACTGCCTTTCGCAATTGACGTCGAAGATCACGAGTCTTCCTGCACATCTGTCCAATAGCTCTCTCCAGGGCAGGACTCTGTTCCTTCTTGCCCACATTGCTCATGTACTCCGACAACAAATCCTGCAGAGCTTGACGCACAGCATTGCATTCTGCCACAATTCTCTCTCTGCGCTCATCCCGAGTACAATCGGCATCTGCCATCAAGGCAGCAGCACTAATGATACTCTCCAAGCGCTCCTCCAGAGACGGACGTGACCTGACTTCATTGTAGGCCAACGGATCCATCACAATACCATCATCAAAATCATCCAGAGCAGCTGCCAATTCACCAGCTCCAGAATACATATCAGTTGGCTGGGAACTCTTTCCCTGAGCCACATCACTGATTGTATTGACAGCTTCACAGACCTGCTTGAACACAAAGTCCCGATTGACTTTGGCCAAATCCAATTCTGGATGGCGCACATAGACTTTCGAGGCTGTAAGAAGCATCGTCGAGTGCTTCTTCAGCACAGCCCTAGCAGCTGCTAGATCATCCCTAAGTTGGGGATCTTTCAATTCTTGCTGCCTCTTGGCCGCCTGCTTAATCAGTTCATTGGCATTATTCCCAAATTGACGCATATTGTTCAACAGTTCATCCTGACTCGAAGCATTCTTCAATTTGTCCAAATCATCCTCCACAACATGGAGGCTCTTGAGGAGACAATGAACATCAACCATATCGGCAAGAATCAAAAGACGCGTCACAGCTGACAACAGATTCCTGGCAGCTCTAACCATATTTCCTCGTTTGAGGGAGCTGCAAGGGTCTTCAGAGAATTCCCGGGCAGCAATGCTCATAGACGACCCTGTTTTGCGCACTTCTTCAACTGCTGTCAGCATCTCTGACGTAATATCGGGATTCTCATAGGCAATCTGCTCGCCACGCTCAATGAAATTCTCAGTGGCTTTCTCTACAGCTGCCACAAGGGCACTAGCACGCTTAGACTTCCCTGAAAGGgacaattaaatatttgaacactaaaactaatttttttttcaaataatttttttgccttaaaaaaatctaatggaATTTATACGTTGTCAAAAAGGATCTTTTTACAATtccttttttaaaattcattttactcaatttttttactgttcgaactcaaagagagagcagctatataatcgtctttgtttttcaacttgtcaccgttctagagcttaaacggtaagagatatcgactttcagtcttcgatgaccccaataaaaaaaaaacaaaatctcgacattttttttcctcccgccctctatcccctccaaaaccatgtttttcggtttttctcaaaattggcccaagctttttcaatgacttttggatatattttacggcgttatcacacttgcacattaaaattttaatgtgattcacattaattgtcgcttgtgagcgtccaaatatgttatttgtgtctttgagtcacttaatatttggggtttttctatttattgataaagtggACTTggactgcaaaaataagtttaaatttacctaaagcataaatatttttcacattaaaaaattaaagagaaaatcgtattaatttttcgcattaatgctataaatcaatttatatcaaattttcgggccaagtctaccttttttatcaacaaatagatcaaattttgaatataaaatgattcaaatacacaaattacacatttggactctcaccagcgacaattaatgtgaatgatattaaaattttaatgtgcaagtgtgataacacagttagagctagtccaggtgaacatatcgcccaaacatacctatgcccggaaaattcgccattttaaattattgtaggtcaaaggtcaactactttggagggcttatttttcaaccgatttggttaaatttggattttttggaaaggtattgtaatttcgaacccgtctgcatcggtcagatttttgaataattttacatcccctataaTTAAAATTCCCTAAAAGCAATGTGTTtgcggtttttctcaaaattggcccaagcttttttaatgatttttggatatgttttagagctagtcataacatacctatgaccggaaaattcgccattttgaattattgaaggtcaaaatttTGGAGGATACATTTTTCAACCgacttggttaaatttggatttttttagaaaggcatttaaattttgagcccggttgcatcggtctttatcggtaatgaattggttaagtacaaattttttgattttcagatGCTTTTGTGAGTTTTAGATTAATTTGATCTCTAGcagaccagtaagcaccaaaagatcatgcgaaaagcTTATTCACGGTGAGATCTATtctctcgtgagttcgagcattcagcaaagctgggacgcttttccatctcttttttttatgatttcctCTTGAAAAATTAAGtgcaatattttgaataaaaagcttaatttcacatatttttcgAAGTAGTTTGAGCAGGAAAAAACAACTACAAATTTTTCtacataattataaaaaaaaattatttccgtaaaattcaaatagaaaaacttatttaaaaatatgtaaatttttaaagaagtttttctaaattctaaaatcgCTCTTTGTTTACACGGGCCTTACCgaagttttaaagaatttttcaagaacTAAGTGTAActaccaaacaaaaaaattctCCACTCAGAATTCCAATCAGTAAAGAGAATCATCAGAAAGACGATcatatagaaatattttatccaaaatcatattttttgcttatgaataatttctttaaagtttaaaggAGTTAAGTGAATCGCGCAAACTAAATGCATATTTCTTTACatcttttttaatataataaaaaacgTGTGATTGTgtaggaatcacacctaaaattatttaattcaagctattAAACATATGAAGGTCCAATATTTCCACTATattatctaaaattttcattttaaaatttcaaaaattctaccATTGGGACATGGGGTCAGTAGGTACAGCTattaatgtgtaaggttcccgtctttgttatttattgtttttcctcagtatttcTCAGATAGTAATTTTAAAGATTGATGATTTGGGTATCTATTTCTAtggatgtttttattttttttttgcataggatactggtcaaaataggcctaaaggcataagaccttggtaaggggaaAAAAGGGACCTAGGGTGTCATGATAActcattttcgatactatcgactatctattctgaaaaatttacagtcacattcttttaagaatgtcacaatgaatggagGAACGGGCGGAACATTGCTTAAAAAGTTGACATTCACTTAGTCTATCtctcctagacacacttacgactaaagtccagagacgactaaactcgttcatagccaaatcatgttcctgacacactacaaacaaGGCTTAGTAGTAGTCACTGGTATCCAGAAAACATAGCTTTTGTGGGTTTTTGTGCAGGTATTTTTAATGCAATGTActctatttaaaatgaaactataattgtaaatttattttcgcAACTTATTTAAATCAATTCCGTGACTTAAGCAAATTCAGGCGATtcaagtgaataattcttgttgttatacatgaattgtgaagtaattttgcaagtagtttcattttcaaagtagTATTTGTGCATTTcaatagaaatatctgcataaaatcTATGTTTTGTAGATACCAGTGAACGCTGAGCATCGTTTGTAGTGTTTCAGGAAGtaacttggctatgaacgagcttagtcgtctttGGACTTTagtcataagtgtgtccagTACagaacagatatagatttatcgatactatcgatt is from Phlebotomus papatasi isolate M1 chromosome 1, Ppap_2.1, whole genome shotgun sequence and encodes:
- the LOC129798553 gene encoding catenin alpha; the protein is MSDFGSIAMKWDPKNLEIRTMSVEKTLEPLVLQVTTLVNTKGPSKKKKGKSKRASALVAAVEKATENFIERGEQIAYENPDITSEMLTAVEEVRKTGSSMSIAAREFSEDPCSSLKRGNMVRAARNLLSAVTRLLILADMVDVHCLLKSLHVVEDDLDKLKNASSQDELLNNMRQFGNNANELIKQAAKRQQELKDPQLRDDLAAARAVLKKHSTMLLTASKVYVRHPELDLAKVNRDFVFKQVCEAVNTISDVAQGKSSQPTDMYSGAGELAAALDDFDDGIVMDPLAYNEVRSRPSLEERLESIISAAALMADADCTRDERRERIVAECNAVRQALQDLLSEYMSNVGKKEQSPALERAIGQMCRKTRDLRRQLRKAVVDHVSDSFLETNMPLLDLIEAAKMANEKRVREKAEVFTKHAEKLVEVANLVCSMSNNEDGVKMVRYAAAQIETLCPQVINAALILTARPNSKVAQENMEAYRMAWENQVRILTEAVDDITTIDDFLAVSENHILEDVNKCVLALQEGYAKDLRITAGAIQGRSARVCNVVEAEMDNYEPCVYTKRVLEAVKVLREQVMSKFAQRVNVACDALESNSQKDVDENDFIDASRLVYDGVREIRRAVLMNRSSEDLDTDTEFEPVEDMTLETRSRSSAHTGEGTVDEYPDISGITTAREAMRKMNEEDKQKIAQQVELFRREKLTFDSEVAKWDDTGNDIIFLAKHMCMIMMEMTDFTRGRGPLKTTMDVINAAKKISEAGTKLDKLTREIAEQCPESSTKKDLLAYLQRISLYCHQIQITSKVKADVQNISGELIVSGLDSATSLIQAAKNLMNAVVLTVKYSYVASTKYTRQGTVASPIVVWKMKAPEKKPLVRPEKPEEVRAKVRKGSQKKVQNPIHALSEFQSPADAL